In the genome of Chloroflexota bacterium, one region contains:
- a CDS encoding polyprenol monophosphomannose synthase produces MQSDPIAVVIPTYNEAENIEPLVWQLLALPLDLRVIVVDDNSPDGTGAILDRLAAEDGRIIPIHRPAKLGLGTAHIAGFKRALADGAGLILSMDADFSHNPRYIPAMVDKMGECDLVVGSRYVRGGGTRFCTLPRKVLSWGANAFARIMLGLRAHDCTAGFRCYRREVLERIALDEIFSEGYSFLIEILYRSQRMGYRIREVPIIFENRRRGASKVSKKEIYRALDTVLRLRLGRPPGGRGAARRAGDEHAQEN; encoded by the coding sequence ATGCAGTCTGATCCCATTGCCGTTGTCATCCCGACATACAACGAGGCCGAAAACATAGAGCCGCTCGTGTGGCAGTTGCTGGCCCTGCCGCTTGATTTGCGCGTCATCGTGGTGGATGACAACTCGCCCGACGGGACAGGGGCTATCCTGGACAGGCTGGCTGCCGAGGATGGGCGGATTATCCCGATTCATCGCCCCGCCAAACTGGGCCTGGGCACGGCTCACATCGCGGGGTTCAAGCGGGCGTTGGCCGATGGCGCGGGGCTGATTTTGAGCATGGACGCCGATTTCTCGCACAATCCGCGCTATATCCCCGCCATGGTGGACAAGATGGGCGAATGCGACCTGGTCGTCGGGTCGCGGTACGTGCGGGGCGGCGGGACGCGGTTCTGCACCCTGCCGCGCAAAGTGCTGAGTTGGGGGGCCAATGCCTTTGCCAGAATCATGCTGGGGCTGCGCGCCCATGACTGTACGGCTGGGTTCCGTTGCTACCGTCGCGAAGTCCTGGAGCGCATTGCCCTGGACGAGATTTTCTCCGAGGGATATTCGTTTCTGATAGAGATACTGTACCGCTCGCAGCGGATGGGTTACCGTATCCGCGAGGTGCCCATAATTTTTGAAAATCGCAGACGGGGCGCGTCCAAAGTCTCCAAGAAAGAAATCTACCGCGCCCTGGATACTGTATTGCGCCTGCGGTTGGGTCGCCCGCCGGGGGGACGCGGAGCGGCGCGCCGCGCAGGCGACGAGCACGCGCAGGAAAACTGA
- a CDS encoding NAD-dependent epimerase/dehydratase family protein, whose protein sequence is MNGPGFRRALVTGGAGFIGSHVAERLLGLGAQVRVLDNLSVGVRENVPDGAELVVGDVRDPAAVERALDGVDIVFHLAARVSIRASVDRFYEDAQTNVMGTLTLLQACAERKVRRLVYASSMGVYADAPTPAPIPETHPTEPISPYGVGKLAGEKYLLCLAETLGLEPVILRYFNTYGPRQGYTPYVGVITIFIKRLLAGEPPVIFGDGEQRRDFVYVGDVADATVLASLKDVAGEIFNIGTGHATSVNEVAALLCRKLNPTIRPEHAPAHPGELRYSVPDISKARRLLGYEPKGRLEDKIDEVIAWHLRG, encoded by the coding sequence ATGAACGGGCCTGGATTCCGACGGGCGCTTGTAACAGGGGGCGCCGGGTTCATCGGGTCGCACGTGGCCGAGCGGCTGCTGGGGTTGGGCGCGCAAGTGCGCGTGCTGGACAACCTGTCGGTGGGCGTGCGCGAGAACGTGCCCGACGGGGCCGAACTCGTCGTCGGCGATGTGCGCGACCCCGCGGCGGTGGAGCGCGCCCTGGATGGCGTGGACATCGTGTTCCACCTGGCCGCGCGCGTGAGCATCCGTGCCTCGGTGGATCGCTTCTACGAGGACGCGCAGACCAACGTCATGGGCACGCTGACCCTGCTGCAAGCCTGCGCCGAACGCAAGGTGCGGCGCTTGGTGTATGCGTCGTCCATGGGGGTGTACGCCGACGCCCCGACGCCCGCCCCGATTCCGGAGACCCACCCCACGGAGCCGATTTCGCCCTACGGCGTGGGCAAACTCGCCGGCGAGAAGTACCTGCTGTGCCTGGCGGAGACGCTGGGCCTGGAGCCGGTCATCCTGCGCTACTTCAACACCTACGGCCCGCGCCAAGGCTACACGCCCTACGTGGGCGTCATCACGATTTTCATCAAGCGGTTGCTGGCCGGTGAGCCGCCCGTCATCTTCGGCGATGGCGAGCAGCGCCGCGATTTCGTGTACGTGGGCGATGTCGCCGACGCGACGGTGCTGGCGTCGCTGAAGGACGTGGCGGGCGAAATCTTCAACATCGGCACGGGCCACGCCACGTCGGTCAACGAAGTGGCCGCCCTGCTGTGCCGCAAGTTGAACCCGACCATTCGGCCCGAGCACGCTCCCGCCCACCCGGGCGAGTTGCGCTATTCCGTGCCCGACATCTCTAAGGCGCGCCGCCTGTTGGGCTACGAGCCGAAGGGACGGCTGGAGGACAAGATTGACGAGGTCATCGCCTGGCACCTCCGCGGATAG
- a CDS encoding NTP transferase domain-containing protein, producing the protein MNGKMIGVILAAGQGSRIEPLSIYRPKPLLPVCNKPILQYQLEDMRRIGIREVILVVGHLKEGIVSRFGDGAWLGMHITYVEQKEKLGIAHAVGQLEPYVNDPFLLFLGDIFMAAPRLHEMVEMFWERRAGAVLAVKREADPARISRNFAVVVHPSGIVTRVIEKPRCPPSNLKGCGIYAFDLSIFDAIRRTPRTAQRDEYELTNSIQILIDDGYPVYPAEVVDMDVNVTVAKDLLECNLAELQRLGVNAVIGEGVTLAPGARVQNSVLGDGVVVKHPILVQDSLILSGTVVDAPHDLVRQLVTPEVTLDLRETAP; encoded by the coding sequence ATGAATGGCAAGATGATCGGAGTGATTCTGGCGGCGGGGCAGGGAAGCCGCATTGAGCCGCTGAGCATCTATCGGCCCAAGCCACTCCTGCCCGTCTGCAACAAGCCGATTTTGCAGTACCAACTGGAAGACATGCGGCGCATCGGCATCCGCGAGGTCATTCTGGTGGTGGGCCACTTGAAGGAGGGCATCGTCTCGCGCTTCGGCGACGGCGCGTGGCTTGGGATGCACATCACCTACGTGGAGCAGAAGGAGAAACTCGGCATTGCCCACGCGGTGGGCCAGTTGGAGCCTTACGTCAACGACCCCTTCCTGCTATTCCTAGGCGACATTTTCATGGCGGCTCCGCGGCTCCACGAGATGGTGGAGATGTTCTGGGAGCGCAGGGCCGGCGCTGTGCTGGCCGTCAAGCGGGAGGCCGACCCCGCCCGTATCAGCCGCAACTTTGCCGTCGTCGTCCACCCCAGCGGCATTGTTACGCGGGTCATTGAGAAGCCTCGGTGCCCGCCCAGCAACCTGAAGGGCTGTGGCATCTACGCCTTTGACCTGTCCATCTTTGACGCTATCCGCCGCACGCCTCGGACTGCCCAGCGCGACGAGTACGAACTCACCAATTCCATCCAGATTCTCATTGACGACGGCTATCCTGTGTATCCCGCCGAAGTGGTGGACATGGACGTGAACGTTACGGTGGCCAAAGACCTGCTGGAATGCAATCTGGCGGAACTGCAGCGGCTGGGCGTCAACGCCGTCATCGGCGAGGGGGTAACGCTGGCCCCAGGCGCGCGCGTGCAGAACTCCGTCTTGGGCGACGGCGTCGTGGTGAAGCATCCCATTCTCGTGCAGGACTCGCTGATTCTGTCGGGCACCGTCGTGGATGCGCCCCACGACCTGGTGCGCCAACTGGTAACGCCGGAGGTAACGCTGGACTTGAGGGAGACCGCGCCATGA
- a CDS encoding glycosyltransferase family 2 protein, with product MDERTEDRPEISICAPAYNEEEGIARVVRYWAQVIREDGIRGQIVVANDGSTDRTADILRELQAEIPFLVVVDYKPNGGYGYALSQAIAHADGDYVVTIDSDGQFDAAEYRLLLAELRRGGYDLVTGYRKGKRDTFVRVVADRGLNVLVRLMFGLRLRDTNCALKLLRRDVAQAIPIEARGYPTPTEILVKAQTLGYRIGEVGITHSERLAGQSKLKTFRTAWQMGWFLVYLKFKQILYRARVLNRI from the coding sequence ATGGACGAGCGGACAGAGGATAGACCCGAAATCTCCATCTGCGCGCCGGCCTACAACGAGGAGGAAGGCATCGCGCGGGTGGTGCGCTACTGGGCGCAGGTCATCCGCGAGGATGGCATTCGCGGCCAAATCGTCGTGGCCAACGACGGCAGCACCGACCGCACGGCGGACATCCTGCGCGAACTGCAGGCGGAGATTCCGTTCCTGGTGGTGGTGGACTACAAGCCCAACGGCGGCTACGGGTACGCCCTGTCGCAGGCCATCGCCCACGCCGACGGCGACTACGTGGTTACCATTGACTCCGACGGGCAGTTTGACGCCGCCGAGTATCGCCTGCTGCTGGCCGAACTCCGCCGCGGCGGGTACGATCTGGTAACGGGCTACCGCAAGGGCAAGCGCGACACCTTCGTGCGCGTGGTGGCCGACCGCGGGCTGAACGTGCTGGTGCGGCTGATGTTCGGGCTGCGCCTGCGCGACACAAACTGCGCGTTGAAACTGTTGCGCCGCGACGTGGCCCAGGCCATTCCGATTGAGGCGCGCGGCTATCCGACGCCGACCGAGATTCTCGTCAAGGCGCAGACGCTGGGCTACCGCATCGGCGAGGTGGGGATTACGCACTCGGAGCGGTTGGCGGGGCAGTCCAAACTCAAGACGTTTCGCACGGCCTGGCAGATGGGCTGGTTTCTGGTCTATCTGAAGTTCAAGCAGATTCTGTATCGGGCGCGGGTGCTCAACCGCATCTAG
- a CDS encoding EamA family transporter translates to MNPVIFLLLAVLLGVAGQMVMKTGMTQVGALNTLTLRALVRMFSNPYVVLGILCYALSSIVYLVALSRLPLSFAYPMVGLGYVVVVFLSWLVLKEPVSPARWIGVLLICGGAFLIGR, encoded by the coding sequence ATGAATCCGGTGATATTCCTGCTGCTGGCCGTGTTACTGGGCGTGGCCGGCCAGATGGTGATGAAGACGGGCATGACGCAGGTGGGGGCGCTCAACACCCTGACCTTGCGCGCGCTGGTTCGGATGTTCTCCAACCCCTACGTGGTGCTGGGGATTCTCTGCTATGCCCTGTCGTCCATCGTGTACCTGGTGGCGCTGTCCAGGCTGCCGTTGAGTTTTGCCTATCCGATGGTGGGCCTGGGGTACGTGGTCGTGGTCTTTCTGTCGTGGCTGGTTCTCAAGGAACCGGTCTCGCCAGCGCGATGGATCGGCGTTCTGCTGATCTGCGGCGGGGCGTTTCTCATCGGCAGGTGA